In one Gadus morhua chromosome 7, gadMor3.0, whole genome shotgun sequence genomic region, the following are encoded:
- the pds5b gene encoding sister chromatid cohesion protein PDS5 homolog B isoform X2 has protein sequence MAHSKARAADAKVTYPPGVKEISDKISKEEMVRRLKMVVKTFMDMDQDSEEEKELYLNLALHLASDFFLKHPDKDVRLLVACCLADIFRIYAPEAPYTSPDKLKDIFMFITRQLKGLEDTKSAQFNRYFYLLENIAWVKSYNICFELEDSNEIFTQLYRTLFQVINNGHNQKVHMHMVDLMSSIICEGDTVSQELLDTVLVNLVPAHKNLNKQAYDLAKALLKRTAQAIEPYITNFFNQVLMLGKTSVSDLSEHVFDLILELYNIDSHLLLSVLPQLEFKLKSNDNDERLQVVKLLAKMFGAKDSELAGQNKPLWQCYLGRFNDIHVPIRLECVKFASHCLMNHPDLAKDLTEFLKVRSHDPEEAIRHDVIVSIVTAAKKDLALVNDALLNFVKERTLDKRWRVRKEAMMGLASIYKKYSLQGEGGRDASKQISWIKDKLLHIYYQNSIDDRLLVERIFAQYMVPHNLETSERMKCLYYLYATLDTNAVKALNEMWKCQNMLRHNVKDLLDLVKQPKSDASSKAVFAKVMVITRNLPDPGKAQDFVKKLAQVLEEDERIRDQLETLVSPACSCKQAEVCVRDITKKIGSPKQPSNPFLEMVKFLLERIAPVHIDTESISALVKQVNKSIDGTADDEEEGVPTDEAIRAGLELLKVLSFTHPVSFHSAETFESLLGCLKMDDEKVAEAALQIFKNTGSKMEESFPHIKSVLLPVLQAKAKRGPPRQAKYAIHCIHAMFVSRDTHFAQIFEPLHKGLDPGNLEQLITPLTTLGHLALLAPEQFAAPLKSLVANFIVKDLLMNDRIAGKKTTKLWVADDEVSAETMAKIQGIKLMVCVTGSDPGH, from the exons ATGGCTCACTCTAAAGCTCGAGCTGCCGACGCGAAGGTCACCTACCCCCCCGGGGTCAAGGAGATCTCCGACAAGATCTCCAAGGAGGAGATGGTGCGCCGCCTCAAG atggtgGTGAAGACCTTCATGGACATGGACCAGGactcggaggaggagaaggagctgtACCTGAACCTGGCGCTGCACCTGGCCTCGGACTTCTTCCTCAAGCACCCGGACAAGGACGTCCGCCTGCTGGTGGCGTGCTGCCTGGCGGACATCTTCCGGATCTACGCCCCCGAAGCGCCCTACACCTCCCCCGACAAGCTCAAG GACATCTTCATGTTCATCACCAGGCAACTCAAAGGTCTGGAGGACACCAAGAGTGCCCAGTTCAACCGGTACTTCTACCTGCTGGAG AACATAGCCTGGGTCAAGTCCTACAATATCTGCTTTGAACTTGAAGACAGCAATGAGATCTTCACCCAGTTGTACAGGACCCTGTTCCAAGTCATCAa CAACGGGCACAACCAGAAGGTGCACATGCACATGGTGGACCTGATGAGCTCCATCATCTGCGAGGGCGACACGGTGTCCCAGGAGCTGTTGGACACGGTGCTGGTCAACCTGGTCCCCGCgcacaag AACCTGAACAAGCAGGCGTACGACCTGGCCAAGGCCTTGCTGAAGAGGACAGCCCAGGCCATCGAGCCCTACATCACCAAC TTCTTCAACCAGGTGCTGATGCTGGGCAAGACGTCCGTGAGCGACCTGTCGGAACACGTCTTTGACCTCATCCTGGAGCTGTACAACATAGACAGCCACCTGCTGCTGTCGGTCCTGCCCCAGCTGGAGTTCAAGCTcaag AGCAACGACAACGATGAGCGGCTACAGGTGGTGAAGCTGCTGGCTAAGATGTTCGGAGCCAAAGACTCGGAGCTGGCTGGACAGAACAAGCCTCTCTGGCAGTGCTACCTTGGCAG GTTTAACGACATCCACGTCCCCATCCGGCTGGAGTGTGTGAAGTTCGCCAGCCACTGCCTCATGAACCACCCGGACCTGGCCAAGGACCTGACCG aGTTCCTGAAGGTCAGATCGCACGACCCCGAGGAGGCCATACGCCACGACGTCATCGTCTCCATAGTGACAGCTGCCAAGAAGGACCTGGCGCTGGTGAACGACGCGCTGCTCAACTTCGTGAAGGAGAGGACCCTGGACAAGAGG TGGCGCGTGCGTAAGGAGGCCATGATGGGCCTGGCCTCCATCTACAAGAAGTACTCCCTGCAGGGGGAGGGCGGGCGCGACGCCTCCAAGCAGATCTCCTGGATCAAAGACAAGCTGCTGCACATATACTACCAGAACAGCATCGACGACAG GCTGCTGGTAGAGCGGATCTTCGCCCAGTACATGGTCCCCCACAACCTGGAGACCTCTGAGAGGATGAAGTGTCTCTACTACCTGTACGCCACGCTGGACACCAACGCCGTCAA AGCTCTGAACGAGATGTGGAAGTGCCAGAACATGTTGCGACACAACGTCAAAGACCTGCTAGACCTGGTCAAACAGCCCAAG TCTGACGCCTCCAGCAAAGCAGTGTTTGCTAAAGTCATGGTGATCACCA ggaaTCTGCCTGATCCCGGCAAGGCCCAGGATTTTGTCAAGAAGCTGGCCCAGGTCCTGGAGGAGGACGAGCGGATCCGAGACCAACTCGAGACCCTGGTCAGCCCGGCCTGCTCCTGCAAACAGGCCGAAGTCTGTGTG AGGGACATCACCAAAAAGATCGGCAGTCCCAAGCAGCCCAGCAACCCCTTCCTGGAGATGGTCAAGTTCCTGCTGGAGAGAATAGCCCCCGTACACATCGACACAGAGTCTATAAG tgccCTGGTAAAGCAGGTCAACAAGTCGATAGACGGCACCGCGGACGACGAAGAGGAGGGAGTCCCCACAGATGAAGCCATCAGGGCAGGGCTGGAGCTTCTCAAG gtgCTGTCGTTCACCCACCCGGTGTCGTTCCACTCGGCGGAGACGTTCGAGTCCCTGCTGGGCTGCCTCAAGATGGACGACGAGAAGGTGGCTGAAGCGGCACTGCAGATCTTCAAGAACACGGGCAGCAAGATGGAGGAGAGCTTCCCTCACATCAAGTC TGTCCTGCTGCCGGTACTGCAGGCCAAAGCCAAGCGGGGGCCCCCTCGCCAGGCCAAGTACGCCATCCACTGCATCCACGCCATGTTCGTCAGCAGAGACACGCACTTCGCCCAGATCTTCGAG cccctgcacaagggtctggacCCGGGCAACCTGGAGCAGCTGATCACGCCCCTGACCACGCTGGGCCACCTGGCGCTGCTCGCCCCTGAACAGTTCGCCGCCCCGCTCAAATCCCTGGTGGCCAACTTCATCGTAAAGGACCTGCTCATGAACGACCGG ATCGCTGGCAAGAAGACCACCAAGCTGTGGGTGGCGGACGACGAGGTGTCTGCGGAAACCATGGCCAAG ATCCAGGGCATTAAGCTGATGGTATGTGTTACTGGTTCAGATCCAGGGCATTAA